The Paenibacillus tianjinensis genome has a window encoding:
- the fabZ gene encoding 3-hydroxyacyl-ACP dehydratase FabZ, whose translation MLNINEIQEIIPHRPPFLLVDKIIEIEMGKRAVGIKNVTVNEPFFAGHFPGYPVMPGVLITEALAQVGAVAILGVEANRGKIGFLAGLDGFRFRGQVVPGDTLTLEVEITRLKGSIGKGQATAKVDGKIVASGEIMFALS comes from the coding sequence ATGCTTAATATCAATGAAATTCAAGAAATAATCCCCCACCGGCCTCCATTTCTGCTGGTGGACAAAATTATCGAAATAGAAATGGGCAAACGGGCAGTAGGCATCAAGAATGTGACGGTGAATGAACCGTTCTTCGCCGGCCATTTTCCGGGATATCCGGTTATGCCGGGTGTGCTGATCACCGAAGCGCTGGCTCAGGTCGGAGCTGTGGCCATTCTGGGAGTTGAAGCTAACCGCGGGAAGATTGGTTTTCTGGCAGGTCTGGACGGATTCCGTTTCCGTGGCCAAGTAGTGCCGGGCGATACGCTTACACTGGAAGTGGAGATTACCAGACTTAAGGGCAGCATCGGAAAAGGCCAAGCTACTGCCAAAGTGGATGGCAAGATCGTCGCTTCCGGAGAAATTATGTTCGCACTAAGCTAG
- the mreB gene encoding rod shape-determining protein: MLSKDIGIDLGTANVLIHVKGRGVVLDEPSVVTLESDTKRVLAVGEQARRMVGRTPGNITTIRPLRDGVIADFAITEMMLKYFIDRVGGRTWYSKPRILICAPTNITSVEQKSIREAAERSGARDVYLEEEPKAAAIGAGMDIYQPSGNMVVDIGGGTTDVAVLSMGDVVTASSIKVAGDKFDEAILKYIKQKYKLLIGERTAEDIKVSIGSVRPGGMKAEMDIRGRDMVSGLPQTLTISSGEVKEALWDPVSMIVAAAKSVLERTPPELSADIIDRGVVLTGGGALLNGLDELLSEQLHVPVWVAEDPMHCVVKGTGIMLDHLDKVVKKKF; this comes from the coding sequence ATGCTTAGCAAGGATATCGGAATCGATCTCGGCACTGCCAATGTGCTCATTCATGTCAAAGGGAGGGGAGTCGTTCTGGATGAACCCTCCGTGGTCACACTTGAAAGTGATACGAAGCGGGTCCTTGCGGTTGGGGAACAGGCACGTCGCATGGTTGGACGTACACCTGGCAATATTACTACCATTCGTCCTCTCAGGGACGGTGTCATTGCTGATTTTGCCATAACAGAAATGATGCTGAAGTATTTCATCGACCGCGTTGGCGGACGTACCTGGTACTCTAAGCCCCGCATATTGATCTGCGCCCCCACGAACATAACATCAGTTGAACAAAAATCAATCCGGGAAGCAGCCGAACGCAGCGGGGCCAGGGATGTTTATCTGGAGGAAGAACCTAAAGCCGCTGCCATCGGAGCGGGTATGGATATTTATCAACCAAGCGGAAATATGGTCGTCGATATCGGCGGCGGAACGACGGATGTAGCTGTCCTGTCCATGGGCGACGTCGTTACCGCCTCCTCGATTAAAGTCGCAGGGGACAAGTTCGACGAGGCCATTTTAAAATATATTAAGCAGAAGTACAAACTGTTAATCGGTGAACGTACCGCTGAGGATATCAAGGTTTCCATCGGCTCGGTCCGCCCCGGCGGCATGAAGGCCGAGATGGATATCAGGGGACGGGACATGGTAAGCGGACTTCCCCAGACGCTCACGATTTCGTCCGGCGAGGTGAAGGAAGCGCTGTGGGACCCGGTTTCGATGATTGTGGCTGCGGCCAAATCGGTATTGGAGCGTACACCGCCGGAGCTGTCTGCAGATATAATTGACCGTGGAGTCGTCCTGACGGGCGGCGGCGCACTGCTTAACGGGCTGGACGAGCTGCTCTCTGAACAGCTGCATGTTCCGGTCTGGGTGGCGGAAGATCCGATGCATTGCGTGGTCAAGGGAACCGGGATTATGCTAGATCATTTGGACAAGGTCGTTAAGAAAAAGTTCTAA
- a CDS encoding flagellar hook-basal body protein, with amino-acid sequence MNNSTIGAAVSMSSLQARLDIIADNIANMNTNGYKSKEGSFEDVLTRVQQQSKEYDQPGRSTPLGFNIGFGVRVATVTSNWEEGTMQETGNPTDLALQGNGLFGVQVNGGTAYTRQGDFHFTPDPADTKRMMLVDNAGNPVLNTEGNPLTVPANVSAAIDEKGRVLTKSGENDPVQLAGTIMIVEPLSKTALQAVDGNFYVLPEGVTANQAFLQRTPGEASAVGVRSGYLEQSNVDLSKEMTEMMQIQRTYQLAARALSSSDQMIGLANNMRG; translated from the coding sequence GTGAACAATTCAACAATCGGTGCAGCCGTCTCGATGTCCAGTCTTCAGGCACGGCTGGATATCATTGCAGATAATATTGCCAATATGAACACGAATGGTTACAAGAGCAAGGAAGGCTCATTTGAGGATGTGCTGACCCGTGTTCAGCAGCAGTCCAAGGAGTACGACCAGCCTGGCCGCAGTACGCCGCTCGGCTTTAATATCGGATTTGGTGTCCGTGTGGCTACGGTAACAAGCAATTGGGAAGAAGGCACAATGCAGGAGACCGGTAATCCGACAGACCTGGCGCTGCAGGGGAATGGATTATTCGGGGTTCAGGTCAACGGGGGCACTGCCTATACACGCCAAGGTGATTTTCACTTTACGCCTGATCCGGCTGACACTAAACGTATGATGCTGGTGGACAATGCGGGGAATCCGGTCCTGAATACAGAAGGCAATCCGCTGACAGTGCCTGCCAATGTAAGTGCTGCGATAGATGAGAAGGGCCGGGTACTCACCAAGAGCGGCGAGAACGATCCTGTACAGCTAGCGGGCACAATCATGATTGTGGAGCCGCTTAGCAAGACTGCGCTGCAGGCTGTGGATGGTAATTTCTATGTCCTTCCTGAAGGGGTTACTGCGAACCAGGCCTTTCTTCAAAGAACACCTGGTGAAGCTTCAGCAGTAGGCGTGCGTTCCGGTTATCTGGAGCAGTCCAATGTGGATCTCAGCAAGGAAATGACAGAAATGATGCAGATTCAGCGTACCTATCAGCTTGCCGCCCGGGCGCTTTCTTCCAGTGACCAGATGATTGGCCTGGCCAACAATATGCGCGGGTAG
- a CDS encoding flagellar hook-basal body protein, translating to MIRGLYTAAAGMVTQQRRHDTATQNIANMNTTGYKQVDSVSHAFPEVLISAMSGGTTKQVGRLNTGVFAEQSISQYLQGDLIESGKPYDFALSTDLLVQDPATGENIVFDGSGKYVNADGEVIYRPQAFFTVQDNEGNNLYTRNGSFTVNAAGEVLSSGGFKVLDAAGNPLVLTEPQDNLKVDGQGNLLDPATGLPSGTKLGISVITKPQELVRDGNGVFHADDADAAEIRYADAGDNLQVRQGYLEGSNVDATQVTVDLNAAYRAYEANQKVIQFYDSSLQKTVNEVGRV from the coding sequence ATGATTAGAGGATTATATACGGCCGCTGCCGGTATGGTTACGCAGCAGCGTAGACATGACACGGCGACGCAGAACATTGCCAATATGAATACAACGGGGTACAAGCAGGTCGACAGCGTCAGCCACGCTTTTCCTGAGGTATTGATCTCCGCGATGAGCGGAGGCACTACGAAGCAGGTCGGCCGCCTCAATACGGGGGTGTTTGCCGAGCAATCGATTTCGCAATATTTGCAGGGCGATCTGATTGAAAGCGGCAAGCCCTATGATTTTGCGTTATCCACCGACTTGCTGGTGCAAGATCCTGCGACCGGCGAGAATATTGTTTTTGACGGCTCGGGTAAATATGTAAATGCCGACGGTGAGGTTATTTACCGGCCTCAGGCGTTCTTTACTGTTCAAGATAATGAAGGCAACAATTTATATACAAGAAACGGCAGCTTCACTGTAAATGCAGCGGGAGAAGTATTAAGCTCTGGAGGGTTCAAGGTACTGGACGCCGCCGGCAATCCGCTGGTATTGACAGAGCCGCAGGATAATCTTAAAGTGGACGGGCAGGGTAATCTGCTGGATCCGGCTACAGGTCTTCCTTCCGGAACGAAGCTCGGCATCAGTGTTATCACCAAACCGCAGGAGCTGGTGCGTGACGGGAATGGTGTGTTCCATGCGGATGATGCAGATGCTGCTGAAATCCGGTATGCGGATGCCGGAGATAATCTGCAGGTGCGCCAGGGTTATCTGGAAGGCTCCAACGTCGATGCTACCCAGGTAACCGTTGATTTGAACGCTGCCTACCGGGCTTATGAGGCCAATCAGAAGGTCATCCAATTCTATGACAGCAGCCTGCAGAAGACAGTGAATGAAGTGGGCAGAGTATAG
- a CDS encoding DNA-directed RNA polymerase subunit beta has product MSVQSKHKPEEETQQPVKRRGVSKWTIIQWFLIPLLLIAALAGGLVAGYVILGKREFSDVLQWSTWKHVYDLVFAP; this is encoded by the coding sequence ATGAGTGTTCAGAGTAAACATAAGCCCGAAGAGGAAACCCAGCAGCCGGTGAAACGGCGCGGTGTATCCAAATGGACGATCATTCAGTGGTTTCTGATTCCTCTGCTGCTGATAGCTGCACTTGCAGGAGGGTTAGTTGCCGGATATGTCATCCTGGGCAAAAGAGAATTCAGTGATGTGCTCCAGTGGAGCACATGGAAGCATGTGTATGATCTGGTGTTCGCACCTTAA
- a CDS encoding M23 family metallopeptidase, with the protein MNEQDKNKQTHDESLKNKQGDSGAKPSSWNRVLSRRWVFPAVYTAAAALILTLVWFYQDAGQKPLNSDTAAVVSQDTAGSGNEAGTAGDPAAVEVVASAENLAWPVASPSDVEVVKPFYDENGTEENHVAAMVQYDNTFVTNNGIDIAREDNKTFDVKAALSGEVTRVEDVAVFGKVVEVTHPGNLKTVYQSLGDIKVKQGDEVKQGDTLATAGRSEIEKDLGNHVHFEVYEDGKPVNPSDLLTQR; encoded by the coding sequence ATGAATGAACAAGACAAAAACAAACAAACCCATGATGAATCTCTCAAAAACAAGCAGGGAGATTCAGGCGCTAAGCCTTCTTCATGGAACAGAGTATTATCGAGACGCTGGGTATTCCCGGCAGTCTACACGGCGGCAGCGGCTCTTATACTAACCTTGGTGTGGTTCTATCAGGATGCCGGCCAGAAGCCGCTGAATTCTGACACCGCCGCCGTAGTTTCACAGGACACCGCTGGTTCCGGCAATGAAGCCGGTACAGCTGGAGATCCTGCAGCAGTCGAAGTTGTCGCATCGGCAGAAAACCTGGCTTGGCCGGTGGCCAGCCCAAGTGATGTGGAAGTGGTCAAACCGTTCTACGATGAAAATGGAACCGAAGAAAATCACGTTGCAGCCATGGTACAGTATGACAACACCTTTGTAACCAATAACGGCATCGACATCGCCCGTGAAGATAACAAAACGTTTGATGTCAAAGCTGCACTTAGCGGTGAGGTGACACGGGTGGAAGATGTTGCGGTATTCGGCAAGGTTGTTGAAGTTACCCATCCCGGTAATCTGAAGACCGTGTATCAGAGCCTCGGTGATATCAAAGTGAAGCAAGGCGATGAAGTGAAGCAGGGCGATACGCTGGCAACAGCGGGACGCAGTGAAATTGAGAAGGATCTTGGCAACCATGTGCACTTTGAAGTGTACGAGGATGGTAAACCTGTAAATCCGTCTGATCTGCTGACACAACGCTAA
- a CDS encoding DUF5693 family protein, with protein MQQKWQRWNIASRKWLWILVVIGVLAALPVVYDRLQTEKSSKTVEFVFDYRDLVEVASYRVNPKDYISEQLDRLKDAGVQSMAIYESTLEDYRKTRRLMLWGAADIANLTDTVIPENENYTYVLFTSTENSSVLAPIIQEAFNRLDIATENWSFRGQQGLIIKTPLEDATLKPLQPDPFNLEMLHEKGFNIVPRLVDSLTYDQEAVTKLLDRYQELGVKRILFEGESVKGFNDDASDSSLSAFADLLKERGMGIAAIENIKVQQKGFNRLAYLLDYNVTRLYSLSEGDSGLSPEVIADRFALATKDRNIRMIYLNTIPSRDTTKAQVTDTLDNLVTSLSGPDGAVKKIEDNGFTLGQATAFEVVDSSYQRYFKLGAVIGAVSMVALLVSYFIPLLTLAAWALGLVGSAGLMLLKPELFEQALALAVAISAPTVATVLAVRKINEQGPPLRKSTLTYVVMSPGRRLAHSLVLYIKTALISLSAVPFVIALLNNITYSLVLNQFRGVSLLHLAPIALTGLYVLLYRGEFAFNKTGKLLRTPITLAWVIAAGILGVMGMYYLSRTGNGGSVSSLEMSFRTFLENTVGVRPRNKEFLLAHPLFILGAFMAYKYRNAAFIMIVAVIGQLSMVDTFAHIHTPALISLIRGGLGLGLGLIIGLIAALVWQIAEGCWKRWSPLLRK; from the coding sequence GTGCAGCAGAAATGGCAACGATGGAATATAGCTTCGCGCAAGTGGTTGTGGATACTCGTGGTGATTGGTGTTTTGGCCGCTCTCCCGGTTGTTTACGATCGCCTGCAGACAGAGAAGTCTTCCAAGACGGTTGAATTTGTATTTGATTATCGTGATCTCGTAGAGGTAGCCAGCTACCGCGTAAATCCTAAGGACTATATATCTGAGCAGCTTGACCGTTTGAAGGATGCCGGTGTACAGAGTATGGCTATTTATGAGAGCACGCTTGAGGATTACCGCAAAACCCGCCGCCTGATGTTATGGGGTGCGGCTGACATCGCAAATTTGACAGACACGGTGATTCCGGAAAATGAGAACTATACATACGTCCTCTTCACGAGCACGGAGAATAGTTCGGTGCTCGCACCGATCATACAGGAAGCCTTCAATCGTCTTGATATCGCAACTGAAAACTGGAGCTTCCGCGGACAGCAGGGGCTTATCATCAAAACTCCGCTGGAGGACGCAACACTGAAGCCGCTGCAGCCGGACCCGTTTAATCTGGAGATGCTGCATGAGAAGGGCTTTAATATTGTGCCCCGGCTGGTTGATTCATTAACATACGACCAGGAGGCTGTTACGAAGCTGCTGGATCGTTATCAGGAGCTTGGAGTGAAACGGATTCTTTTTGAAGGGGAATCTGTTAAGGGATTCAATGATGATGCTTCCGATAGCAGTCTATCTGCATTTGCAGATCTTCTTAAGGAACGCGGAATGGGAATTGCTGCAATCGAGAACATTAAAGTACAGCAAAAAGGATTTAATAGACTGGCTTATCTGCTCGATTATAATGTGACCCGGCTGTATTCTCTTAGCGAAGGTGATTCCGGACTATCTCCGGAAGTAATCGCTGACCGCTTTGCGCTGGCCACTAAGGACCGTAATATCCGGATGATCTATCTCAACACTATTCCATCACGGGATACCACCAAGGCTCAGGTTACCGACACCTTGGACAACCTGGTAACCAGCCTTAGCGGCCCGGATGGGGCAGTGAAGAAAATCGAAGATAACGGCTTTACTCTGGGTCAGGCCACGGCTTTTGAAGTTGTCGATTCCTCCTATCAGCGTTACTTTAAGCTGGGAGCTGTGATTGGCGCAGTATCCATGGTTGCCCTTCTTGTCTCCTACTTTATTCCTTTGCTCACCCTTGCGGCCTGGGCACTGGGTCTGGTTGGAAGCGCAGGGCTGATGCTGCTGAAGCCGGAGCTCTTTGAACAGGCGTTGGCACTTGCAGTGGCGATCAGTGCACCAACGGTTGCAACGGTGCTGGCCGTCCGCAAAATCAACGAACAAGGCCCGCCGCTGCGGAAGAGTACGTTAACTTATGTGGTTATGAGCCCGGGCCGCCGATTGGCGCATAGTCTTGTGCTATATATAAAGACTGCTCTTATCTCACTGAGTGCCGTGCCTTTTGTCATCGCACTGCTAAACAATATTACCTACAGTCTGGTGCTCAATCAGTTCCGCGGGGTAAGCCTGCTGCATCTGGCTCCAATTGCCCTGACCGGGCTTTATGTACTCTTATATCGCGGAGAGTTTGCATTTAACAAAACAGGCAAACTACTGCGTACCCCAATTACGCTAGCCTGGGTTATTGCTGCCGGCATTCTCGGCGTGATGGGAATGTATTACTTAAGCCGTACCGGCAATGGCGGCAGTGTAAGCTCGCTTGAAATGTCATTCCGTACCTTCCTGGAGAATACAGTTGGCGTGCGGCCTCGGAATAAGGAGTTCCTGCTTGCCCACCCGCTGTTTATTTTGGGTGCCTTCATGGCCTATAAATATCGGAACGCCGCCTTTATCATGATCGTCGCGGTGATTGGACAGCTATCCATGGTGGATACTTTCGCCCATATTCATACTCCGGCCTTAATCTCACTCATCCGCGGAGGGCTTGGCTTGGGACTTGGTCTTATCATTGGACTTATCGCCGCCTTAGTATGGCAGATTGCGGAAGGGTGTTGGAAAAGATGGTCGCCACTGCTCAGAAAATAA
- the csaB gene encoding polysaccharide pyruvyl transferase CsaB, with protein MVATAQKIIISGYYGFRNSGDEAVLQSILNALQKQSQAAGITIEPIVLSIDPEWTTATYGVKSVHRMKLGEVRRAISESAGLISGGGSLLQDVTGSKTIPYYLGIVKLAQWLGKPTFIYAQGIGPVNRKLFHPLIKSVFRKCVYVSVRDEKSRLLLQSMGLDGSKIEVVPDPVMGLELPAVPGTPAQAPQSPNSSVSALKTVGVSVRYWEESRRELDAIAEGLVQACAEAPLHLRFLPFHHPPDNEASRYVIQKLERKIAALGGAVSLCEDALHPQQMLREVAGCDALIGMRLHSLIYAAGRRVPLMGISYDPKIDHFLEQIRSTPVGSTQTLEGSVVATEILHLLEQGEAWRREREPLIAALVEAAEAPARQITEYFRRKG; from the coding sequence ATGGTCGCCACTGCTCAGAAAATAATTATTTCCGGCTACTACGGTTTCCGTAACAGCGGGGACGAGGCAGTGCTGCAGTCCATTCTAAACGCATTGCAGAAGCAGTCTCAGGCTGCCGGGATCACTATTGAACCTATTGTGTTATCCATTGATCCGGAATGGACGACCGCCACCTATGGGGTGAAATCCGTCCACCGGATGAAGCTGGGCGAAGTCCGGCGTGCCATCTCGGAAAGTGCCGGGCTTATCAGCGGGGGAGGCAGCCTGCTTCAGGATGTAACAGGCAGCAAGACTATTCCTTATTACCTAGGTATAGTTAAACTTGCCCAGTGGCTGGGGAAGCCGACCTTTATTTATGCCCAAGGCATCGGTCCGGTGAACCGGAAGCTGTTCCATCCGTTGATCAAGTCCGTATTCCGCAAATGTGTCTATGTGTCTGTGCGGGACGAGAAGTCCCGTCTGCTGTTGCAAAGTATGGGACTTGACGGGAGTAAGATTGAGGTTGTTCCCGACCCTGTTATGGGTCTGGAGCTTCCAGCGGTACCCGGAACGCCAGCCCAGGCTCCTCAATCTCCCAATAGCTCGGTTTCTGCACTGAAGACTGTAGGCGTATCAGTGCGGTATTGGGAGGAATCGCGGCGGGAGCTGGATGCGATCGCTGAAGGGCTGGTACAGGCCTGTGCCGAAGCGCCGCTTCACTTGCGGTTCCTGCCTTTTCACCATCCGCCAGACAATGAAGCCTCAAGATATGTGATACAGAAGCTGGAGAGGAAGATAGCAGCGCTTGGAGGAGCAGTTAGCCTGTGTGAGGATGCGCTTCATCCCCAGCAGATGCTGCGTGAAGTTGCAGGGTGTGATGCTCTGATCGGTATGCGCCTGCACAGCCTGATCTACGCCGCCGGCAGACGTGTGCCTCTAATGGGTATCTCCTACGACCCCAAGATTGATCATTTTCTGGAGCAAATCCGCTCCACGCCGGTAGGATCGACCCAAACATTGGAAGGCAGCGTGGTTGCAACTGAAATTCTGCATCTTCTGGAACAAGGGGAAGCATGGAGACGGGAGCGGGAGCCGTTAATCGCAGCCTTAGTTGAAGCAGCCGAGGCTCCGGCCCGGCAGATAACCGAATATTTCCGCCGTAAAGGATGA
- a CDS encoding phospho-sugar mutase, giving the protein MTQLSPKAEETLSRWLQDPSVDENTKAELNLLANEPQELEERFYRDLEFGTGGLRGVIGAGSNRINRYTVGRATQGFANYILEQHTGEGRPSVVIAHDSRRFSPEFTLEAALVLAGNGIEAHLFPSLRSTPQLSFTVRHLKATGGVVITASHNPPEYNGYKVYNSEGGQLVPHEAEKVISYILEVDSFNGVKRISREEAESQGLLHWLGEQEDEAFTDTVAAVSVAREQITSTLGRDFKIVYTPLHGTGNLPVRSVLKKIGFTEVHVVPEQEQPDSEFSTVKSPNPEEREAFTLAIKLGEELGADLLIGTDPDADRMGAVVRDNEGKFVVLSGNQSGALMIHYYLSRLQEQGKLPSNGAVVKTIVTSEMGAAVASHYGATVFNTLTGFKYIGEKMTQFEQSGEYTYLFGYEESYGYLAGNYARDKDAVLASMLIAEAGAYYKAQGKTLYDVLQELYEQFGYFLESLESRTLKGKDGVAQIQEIMNDWRTSPPQEIAGASVTEVLDYSLGLNGLPKENVLKYLLSDGSWFCLRPSGTEPKIKVYFAVRGESLQNAKDKVAALTQQVMSRVDGK; this is encoded by the coding sequence ATGACTCAATTAAGCCCGAAAGCCGAAGAAACTTTATCACGCTGGCTGCAGGACCCTTCTGTGGACGAGAACACCAAGGCAGAACTGAACCTTCTTGCGAATGAGCCGCAAGAGCTGGAAGAGCGCTTTTACAGAGATTTAGAATTTGGTACAGGCGGTTTGCGCGGTGTGATTGGTGCCGGCAGCAACCGGATTAACCGTTACACAGTAGGCAGAGCTACTCAAGGGTTCGCTAATTATATTCTGGAACAGCATACCGGGGAAGGCAGACCTTCTGTCGTAATCGCGCATGATTCCCGCCGTTTCTCACCGGAGTTTACTTTGGAGGCAGCGCTCGTACTGGCTGGTAACGGCATTGAAGCGCATCTCTTCCCTTCGCTGCGGTCCACACCACAGCTGAGTTTCACTGTACGCCATTTGAAGGCTACTGGGGGCGTAGTGATTACAGCCAGCCATAACCCTCCGGAGTACAATGGTTATAAAGTGTATAATTCCGAAGGCGGACAGCTGGTTCCGCATGAAGCGGAAAAGGTTATTTCCTACATATTGGAGGTTGATTCCTTCAATGGTGTAAAACGTATTTCCCGTGAAGAAGCCGAGAGCCAAGGCTTGCTGCATTGGCTGGGAGAGCAGGAAGATGAGGCCTTTACAGATACGGTGGCGGCTGTCAGCGTTGCCCGTGAACAAATCACATCTACACTTGGCCGTGATTTCAAAATTGTCTACACTCCGCTGCACGGAACAGGGAATCTGCCAGTCCGCAGCGTTTTGAAGAAGATCGGATTTACTGAGGTTCATGTCGTACCGGAGCAAGAGCAGCCGGATTCTGAGTTTTCTACCGTCAAGTCTCCGAATCCTGAGGAACGCGAAGCGTTCACCCTTGCGATTAAGCTGGGTGAGGAGCTGGGCGCTGATCTGCTGATCGGAACCGATCCGGATGCCGACCGTATGGGAGCCGTTGTGCGCGACAATGAAGGCAAATTCGTGGTTCTGTCCGGCAACCAGTCCGGTGCGCTGATGATCCATTACTATTTGAGCCGTCTGCAGGAACAAGGCAAGCTGCCAAGCAATGGTGCAGTGGTTAAGACCATTGTTACCAGTGAAATGGGGGCGGCCGTAGCTTCCCATTATGGCGCTACCGTATTTAATACACTGACCGGATTCAAATATATTGGGGAGAAAATGACCCAATTCGAGCAGTCCGGGGAGTATACCTACCTATTTGGATATGAAGAGAGCTATGGTTATCTTGCGGGCAATTATGCCCGCGATAAGGATGCCGTGCTTGCCTCTATGCTAATAGCAGAAGCGGGTGCCTATTACAAGGCGCAGGGCAAGACGCTGTATGATGTCCTCCAGGAGCTGTATGAGCAGTTTGGCTACTTCCTGGAAAGCCTGGAGTCCCGCACGCTCAAGGGTAAAGACGGTGTAGCGCAAATTCAGGAAATTATGAATGACTGGCGCACTAGCCCGCCACAGGAAATTGCCGGTGCCTCTGTAACCGAGGTCCTTGATTACTCGCTCGGCCTGAATGGCCTGCCGAAGGAAAATGTATTGAAGTACCTGCTGTCTGACGGATCCTGGTTCTGCCTGCGCCCATCCGGCACAGAGCCGAAAATTAAAGTGTATTTTGCCGTTCGCGGTGAATCGCTCCAGAATGCAAAAGACAAGGTAGCTGCGCTGACGCAACAGGTTATGTCCCGCGTGGACGGGAAATAA
- the spoIIID gene encoding sporulation transcriptional regulator SpoIIID, whose protein sequence is MHDYIKERTIKIGRCIVETRHTVRTIAKEFGVSKSTVHKDLTERLPEINPDLADQVKHILEYHKSIRHLRGGEATKIKYKKTTGKKREVAVASKP, encoded by the coding sequence GTGCACGATTACATCAAGGAACGGACGATCAAAATCGGACGCTGCATCGTGGAAACCAGGCATACGGTCCGGACCATAGCCAAGGAATTTGGCGTATCAAAGAGCACGGTGCATAAAGATTTAACCGAACGTTTGCCGGAAATTAACCCGGATTTAGCGGATCAGGTGAAGCACATTCTCGAATATCACAAATCGATTCGTCATCTGCGGGGGGGAGAAGCGACAAAAATTAAGTATAAAAAAACGACCGGTAAAAAACGCGAGGTTGCTGTAGCCTCAAAGCCATGA